One Apodemus sylvaticus chromosome 14, mApoSyl1.1, whole genome shotgun sequence DNA window includes the following coding sequences:
- the LOC127665145 gene encoding olfactory receptor 12-like — MTNFTHVSEFILLGFKGGPGIQMLLFLIFLLLYVIAVVGNLGMIVIIRMDAHLHTPMYAFLQSLSFLDICYSSTIAPRALINCLKQDHKISFGGCATQFFFLSFFGTTEAFLLAAMAYDRFIAICNPLLYSVSMSHWVCGWLVSGSYSWGAVNAVTQTTMTFTLSFCGSNEINDFFCDVPPLLSLSCSDTFINQMVLLGLCGSIIVSTFLTVFVSYIYIISTILKIRTVQGRQKAFSTCASHLIGVCLFFGTVFFMYAQPSAVSSMEQSKVVSIFYTIVIPMLNPLIYSLRNKDVKQALKRSKQRFFS, encoded by the coding sequence atgacaaattttaCACATGTCTCAGAGTTTATTCTACTTGGATTCAAAGGAGGTCCTGGTATACAAATGTtactatttctgatttttttacttttgtatgtTATAGCAGTGGTGGGGAATTTGGGCATGATTGTAATTATCAGGATGGATGCACACCTCCACACTCCTATGTATGCCTTCCTCCAGAGCCTTTCCTTTTTGGACATCTGCTATTCTTCCACAATTGCTCCTAGAGCTCTCATAAACTGCTTGAAACAGGACCATAAAATATCCTTTGGTGGGTGTGctacacaattcttttttttgtctttttttggcaCCACAGAAGCTTTTCTCTTGGCTGCCATGGCCTATGACCGTTTCATTGCTATCTGTAACCCTCTTCTATACTCTGTGAGTATGTCTCACTGGGTCTGTGGATGGTTAGTATCAGGGTCTTATTCATGGGGTGCAGTGAATGCTGTCACTCAAACCACAATGACCTTCACTTTGTCTTTTTGTGGGTCCAATGAAATCAATGACTTCTTCTGTGACGTCCCACCACTCTTATCCCTCTCATGTTCAGACACCTTTATAAATCAGATGGTTCTTCTTGGGTTATGTGGTTCCATTATTGTCAGCACTTTCTTGACTGTTTTTGTCTCATACATCTATATCATTTCAACAATATTGAAGATCCGCACAGTGCAGGGACGCCAGAAAGCTTTCTCCACATGTGCCTCCCACTTGATTGGTGTCTGCTTGTTTTTTGGTACTGTTTTCTTCATGTATGCACAGCCCAGTGCTGTCTCCTCCATGGAGCAGAGCAAAGTGGTGTCTATCTTCTACACTATTGTTATTCCCATGTTGAACCCCCTCATATACAGCCTGAGGAACAAAGATGTCAAGCAAGCACTGAAGAGAAGCaagcagagatttttttcctga